One genomic region from Spiroplasma endosymbiont of Polydrusus cervinus encodes:
- a CDS encoding ATP-binding protein has protein sequence MAKLSLLKQIQNNAELIFNLQQIAFDVNNYQQFSALFQEYIVNYHQCEKNSPLSLCQQQFQGYKYYFKKENDNLFLTRIECEHTSAIKEKNKVKSNYLYYDFSDELLKLRLNDDIKKDKNFNNMHFIIDEMVKFVKGQRKKCLYIHGHPGVGKTYLLIRLANVLANNNRKVAFISVINLINRVKESFSIFNSESSLVETLLGADVLFLDDIGGESVSSWVRDDLLFRILNDRISRQLPTFFSSNFTTTALTTIYANVKNEISDKEINKVKALRIVDRIRGLATELELLGHSRRSDDDYVEKLVV, from the coding sequence ATGGCAAAACTAAGTTTGTTAAAACAAATTCAAAATAATGCAGAGTTAATATTTAATTTACAACAAATTGCCTTTGATGTTAATAATTATCAGCAGTTTAGTGCACTCTTTCAGGAATATATAGTTAACTATCATCAATGTGAAAAAAATTCGCCTTTATCATTATGCCAACAACAATTTCAAGGCTACAAATATTATTTTAAAAAAGAAAATGATAATTTATTTTTAACACGAATTGAATGCGAACATACCAGCGCTATTAAAGAAAAAAATAAGGTTAAAAGTAATTATCTTTATTATGACTTTAGTGATGAACTATTAAAATTACGATTAAATGATGATATTAAAAAAGATAAGAATTTTAATAATATGCATTTTATTATTGACGAAATGGTTAAATTTGTCAAAGGGCAGCGAAAAAAGTGCCTGTATATTCATGGCCATCCGGGGGTTGGAAAAACTTATTTATTAATTCGATTAGCTAATGTTTTAGCAAATAATAATCGTAAAGTTGCTTTTATTTCCGTAATTAATTTAATTAACCGTGTAAAAGAGTCATTTAGTATTTTTAATAGTGAATCATCATTGGTGGAAACATTATTAGGAGCAGATGTTTTATTTTTAGATGACATTGGTGGAGAGTCAGTTTCCTCATGGGTGCGAGATGATTTATTATTTCGAATTTTAAATGACCGCATTAGTCGGCAATTACCAACTTTTTTTTCATCAAATTTCACCACGACAGCTTTGACAACAATTTATGCAAATGTTAAAAATGAAATTAGTGATAAGGAAATTAATAAGGTAAAAGCCTTACGAATTGTTGATCGTATTCGAGGGTTAGCAACAGAGTTAGAATTATTAGGGCATAGCCGCAGAAGTGATGATGATTATGTTGAAAAATTAGTAGTTTAA
- a CDS encoding DDE-type integrase/transposase/recombinase, producing MKENNIQAEYVKRMRRKILIKQNRNKNIIKYPDLVNRNFNDIKERFSILFTDVTYLIWNGKKHYQSTILDGYTKEIIDVKWSKFNNNKLVIDNLNDAINKIKKIKKDLNKTIIHSDHGYQYTSKDYNSKCLDNKIIISMGKNYHCADNIIIESFHSLLKKGTIHNKNYKSHNEYINDVKKWNKWYSNQKEKYIINESL from the coding sequence ATGAAAGAAAATAATATTCAAGCTGAATATGTAAAGCGTATGCGTAGAAAAATATTAATAAAACAAAATAGAAATAAAAATATAATTAAATATCCTGATTTAGTAAATCGTAATTTTAATGATATTAAAGAAAGATTTTCAATTTTATTTACTGATGTAACTTATTTAATTTGAAATGGTAAAAAACATTATCAATCAACAATACTTGATGGATATACTAAAGAAATTATTGATGTAAAATGATCAAAATTTAATAATAACAAACTTGTAATTGATAATTTAAATGATGCAATTAATAAAATTAAAAAAATAAAAAAAGATTTAAATAAAACAATAATTCATTCAGATCACGGATATCAATATACATCTAAAGATTACAATAGTAAATGTTTAGATAACAAAATTATAATTTCAATGGGTAAAAATTATCATTGTGCAGACAACATTATTATTGAAAGTTTTCATTCATTACTTAAAAAAGGAACAATCCATAATAAAAATTATAAATCTCATAATGAATATATTAATGATGTTAAAAAATGAAATAAATGATATTCAAACCAAAAAGAAAAATATATAATAAATGAAAGTTTGTAA
- a CDS encoding DnaD domain protein, which produces MEKEATYLIKQEYQLSDDERMLFLCLYRPIIGDKAHMLYIALTAQDFILKLNTKYHLENLLTLLQISYDEFLTAKSKLETIGLLKIAKHKKGKHFILKPQLPISAISFFENKILRNYLLDIVGEKSFAMIKTKFINNDQPENKSSNDLSEQLANKTMTFDFVYIDKYLASKNANHKLYLPYSEKIIQLANYYNVLTNNLAIFIYKSIELTANNRIFNYETFQNLLSDFYQKTVLKKKLNREQLNLIINEENVIKPSSMLEAKINEMVSIDPIEYLTLLRENSRPTPIEIELIRDLIIDYSLTPGVLNCLIEYVWFKNSRRIERKYCEKIANTLYQLQINTVDKAMEHLRGAYAKTQKSKITKDVIKTKTYQWKEKVAKQNLAELEYNKIYEQKRQEQEVKKVNLTQLLDDLKNL; this is translated from the coding sequence ATGGAAAAGGAAGCAACTTATTTAATTAAACAAGAGTATCAATTGTCAGACGATGAACGTATGTTATTTTTATGTTTATATCGCCCAATTATTGGTGATAAAGCGCATATGTTATATATTGCTTTGACAGCACAAGATTTTATCTTGAAATTAAATACGAAATATCATTTAGAAAATCTTTTAACATTATTACAAATATCATATGATGAATTTTTAACAGCAAAAAGTAAATTAGAAACTATTGGCTTATTAAAAATTGCAAAGCACAAAAAAGGGAAACACTTTATTTTAAAACCGCAATTACCAATTTCTGCGATTTCTTTTTTTGAAAATAAAATTTTACGAAATTATTTATTAGATATTGTCGGGGAAAAATCTTTTGCAATGATTAAAACAAAATTTATTAACAATGATCAACCAGAAAATAAAAGTAGCAATGATTTATCTGAACAATTAGCGAATAAAACAATGACATTTGATTTTGTTTACATTGATAAATATTTAGCATCGAAAAATGCTAATCATAAATTATACTTACCATATAGCGAAAAAATTATTCAATTAGCAAATTATTATAATGTTTTGACAAATAATCTTGCTATTTTTATTTACAAAAGTATTGAGTTAACAGCTAATAATCGCATTTTTAATTATGAAACATTTCAAAATTTATTATCTGATTTTTATCAAAAAACAGTTTTGAAAAAAAAACTTAATAGGGAGCAATTAAACTTAATTATTAATGAGGAAAATGTGATTAAACCAAGTAGTATGTTAGAAGCAAAAATTAATGAAATGGTTTCCATTGATCCAATTGAATATTTAACATTATTACGAGAAAATAGTAGACCAACGCCAATTGAAATTGAATTAATTCGCGATTTAATTATTGATTATTCGTTAACACCTGGGGTTCTTAATTGTTTAATTGAATATGTTTGATTTAAAAATTCTCGTCGAATTGAAAGAAAGTATTGCGAAAAAATAGCTAATACTTTGTATCAATTACAAATTAATACTGTTGATAAAGCAATGGAACATTTACGTGGGGCTTATGCAAAAACACAAAAAAGTAAAATTACCAAGGATGTTATTAAGACAAAAACATATCAATGAAAAGAAAAAGTGGCTAAACAAAATTTGGCGGAATTGGAATATAATAAAATTTATGAACAAAAACGTCAGGAACAAGAAGTTAAGAAAGTTAATCTAACGCAATTATTAGATGATTTAAAAAACTTATAA
- the tilS gene encoding tRNA lysidine(34) synthetase TilS → MDTKLLKQNEKYVIGVSGGPDSMFLFDNIYHSSELDINNFIVCLVNYQKREDSNHDEQIVVEYCQKRNIKLHVKKVTAQEYQQYQALSHNFQRIARDLRYDFFCQISEKYHCQGVLIAHNLTDHIETYILQKQRNGIIEHYGLNQNSYYYSQMLGTKLNVFRIMLKITREEIIEYLLHEQVNYAIDSTNILAIYNRNIIRNEIQQINLQDMLLEIDQKNKENEQLKLIAKNYLIDNFGQINVSSFNVLNNVQLQKIIIFNYFKTNNVVHLISHKKRKFLDEIIKELKSPKANLILNINADYALIKSYDNVDIINNDLLKPTTIQISSKTNLPIKWKENTINWGTKNKHLFKITTAQWPITITNDLLLLNKVIVNKMPLNRWFIKNKVSLLARKSYFVLDKNNQLIYANNLVNLKINEFINNTYLEKNNLFFFMIK, encoded by the coding sequence ATGGATACTAAACTTTTAAAACAAAATGAAAAATATGTTATTGGTGTTTCGGGTGGCCCAGATAGTATGTTTTTATTTGATAATATTTATCATAGTTCTGAATTAGATATTAATAATTTTATTGTTTGTTTAGTGAACTATCAAAAACGAGAAGATAGTAATCATGATGAACAAATTGTTGTTGAATATTGTCAAAAACGAAATATTAAGCTACATGTTAAAAAAGTAACGGCGCAGGAATATCAACAATATCAAGCGCTATCACATAATTTCCAGCGGATTGCGCGTGATTTACGTTATGATTTCTTTTGCCAAATTAGTGAAAAATATCATTGCCAGGGAGTTTTAATTGCTCATAATTTAACAGATCATATTGAGACATATATTTTACAAAAACAACGAAACGGCATTATTGAACATTATGGTTTAAATCAAAATAGCTATTACTATTCACAAATGTTGGGAACAAAACTTAATGTCTTTCGAATTATGTTAAAAATAACACGAGAAGAAATTATTGAATATTTATTGCACGAGCAAGTTAATTATGCGATTGATTCAACTAATATTTTAGCAATTTATAACCGCAATATTATTCGCAATGAAATTCAACAAATTAATTTACAAGATATGTTATTAGAAATTGACCAAAAAAATAAAGAGAATGAACAATTAAAATTAATTGCCAAGAATTATTTAATTGATAATTTTGGTCAAATTAATGTTTCTAGTTTTAATGTTCTTAATAATGTTCAATTACAAAAAATTATTATTTTTAATTATTTTAAAACTAATAATGTTGTTCATTTAATTAGTCATAAAAAAAGAAAATTTTTAGATGAAATAATTAAGGAGTTAAAAAGTCCAAAAGCCAATCTTATTCTTAACATTAATGCGGATTATGCCTTAATTAAATCATATGATAATGTTGATATTATTAATAATGATCTTTTAAAACCAACAACAATACAAATTAGTTCAAAGACTAATTTACCTATAAAATGGAAAGAAAATACTATTAATTGGGGAACTAAAAACAAGCATCTTTTTAAGATTACAACAGCGCAATGACCAATCACAATTACTAATGATTTACTATTACTAAATAAAGTAATAGTAAATAAGATGCCATTAAATCGTTGATTTATTAAAAATAAAGTTTCGCTTTTAGCGCGAAAAAGTTATTTTGTCTTAGATAAAAATAATCAGCTTATTTATGCCAATAATTTAGTTAATTTAAAAATTAATGAATTTATTAATAATACTTACTTGGAAAAAAACAATTTATTTTTTTTTATGATAAAATAA